In Thermocrinis minervae, a single genomic region encodes these proteins:
- a CDS encoding NAD+ synthase: protein MNITLAQVKSHLADPKKNAEKALDIWTEYDKQSDLVVLPELFLSGYACQDLFLRLDFLTSCMSALDYIKEKSSDLSSTLVIGTPYYEYGNVYNALVLINRGRIIGVYKKWYLPNYTVFDEKRYFKEGKDPLVVKFGNSPVGFAICEDIWYPDGPHRLYVSAGCPLVVSINASPFYLGRYKPVENLISSRSFENVSFFVYLNKVGAEEEYVFDGRSMVFNEEGKLLCRLKAFEEHVATVTLDLDKAYVKRLSEKRLNSVYLIESAHVEERELPRLKAPIEESPGEDQELYMAILLGIKDYVSRSGFKGALIGLSGGIDSSLCACLAVDALGKERVVGVFMPSEYTSKESHEDVHELVKNLGIELIVYPINELYHLYRKLLGSSELTVAEENLQARIRANILFYLSNKLNYLVLSTSNKSEAATGYGTIYGDMAGGFMPLKDVYKTQVYRLALYRNSIKRDIPERVLVKPPSAELRPNQTDQDTLPPYHILDRVLYLYIEEGLSAEDIVQEGFEKSLVEKVIGMVNRTQYKRRQTPLGVRVSKKSFCMDWRMPVNREGI from the coding sequence ATGAACATAACCCTGGCCCAGGTAAAGTCGCATCTAGCAGATCCAAAAAAGAATGCAGAAAAAGCCTTAGATATATGGACTGAGTACGACAAGCAATCCGACCTTGTGGTTTTGCCTGAGCTGTTTCTAAGCGGTTATGCCTGTCAGGATCTCTTTCTAAGGCTTGATTTTTTAACTTCATGCATGTCAGCGCTGGATTACATAAAAGAGAAAAGCTCAGATCTATCCTCCACCCTCGTGATAGGTACGCCATACTATGAGTATGGAAACGTTTACAACGCTCTAGTACTCATCAATAGAGGAAGGATTATAGGTGTTTACAAGAAATGGTACCTACCCAACTATACGGTCTTTGATGAAAAAAGATACTTCAAGGAAGGTAAAGATCCTCTTGTGGTAAAGTTTGGTAATAGTCCTGTAGGCTTTGCCATATGCGAAGACATATGGTATCCTGATGGTCCTCACAGGCTTTACGTTTCTGCAGGGTGTCCTCTCGTTGTAAGCATAAACGCATCACCCTTTTATTTAGGTAGGTATAAACCTGTAGAGAACCTAATTAGTAGCCGTTCTTTTGAAAACGTGAGCTTTTTTGTATACCTTAACAAAGTGGGTGCTGAGGAGGAGTATGTGTTTGATGGAAGAAGTATGGTGTTTAATGAGGAGGGTAAACTACTGTGCAGGTTAAAAGCCTTTGAGGAGCATGTGGCAACTGTAACGCTTGACCTTGACAAAGCTTACGTAAAGAGACTTTCAGAGAAAAGGCTAAACTCTGTCTATTTAATAGAGAGTGCGCATGTAGAAGAGAGGGAGCTGCCAAGGTTGAAGGCTCCCATAGAAGAGAGTCCAGGAGAAGACCAAGAACTTTACATGGCCATATTGCTTGGTATTAAGGATTACGTAAGCAGATCTGGTTTTAAAGGAGCGTTGATAGGTCTTTCCGGTGGTATAGACTCTTCTCTTTGTGCATGCCTAGCCGTTGATGCCTTGGGTAAGGAGAGGGTAGTAGGGGTCTTCATGCCTTCGGAGTACACTTCTAAGGAAAGCCATGAGGATGTTCACGAGCTTGTAAAGAACTTAGGTATAGAGCTCATAGTGTATCCTATAAACGAGCTTTACCATTTGTACAGGAAACTCTTAGGATCTTCAGAGCTAACAGTTGCCGAAGAGAACTTACAGGCAAGGATAAGGGCTAACATACTCTTCTACCTCTCTAACAAGCTTAACTATTTGGTCCTTTCCACCTCCAACAAGAGTGAAGCAGCCACAGGCTACGGAACCATATACGGAGACATGGCAGGCGGCTTTATGCCTCTAAAGGATGTGTACAAGACCCAAGTCTACAGACTTGCCCTGTACAGAAACTCCATAAAAAGGGACATACCCGAAAGGGTTTTGGTAAAACCCCCATCGGCAGAGCTAAGACCTAATCAAACGGATCAGGACACGCTTCCCCCTTACCATATCCTAGATAGGGTACTGTACCTATACATAGAGGAAGGACTTTCTGCAGAGGATATAGTTCAAGAAGGTTTTGAGAAAAGCTTGGTAGAGAAAGTGATAGGTATGGTAAACAGAACTCAGTACAAGAGAAGACAAACTCCCCTCGGTGTAAGGGTAAGTAAAAAGTCCTTTTGTATGGACTGGAGGATGCCGGTAAACCGTGAAGGTATATAA
- a CDS encoding glycosyltransferase family 2 protein, which translates to MLSVLIRTKNEEENIARAIKSVLDIADEVVVVDSGSTDRTVQIAKSLGAKVFFKEWEGYSQQLNYGLTLCQGPWILVLDADEEVSAELRDSIRKELKKPRYDAYYISRRTFYLGAFLKHAWYPEWRLRLFKKGTVKFEGALHERAIFNGRAGKLKGDIFHYSFKDLRYQYIKTLEYARIVAQELRKKGRKFRLYNLLLNPVWAFIKVYFLQLGFLDGIRGLSVAFSALVYVFLKYLFLWEMEHVERKDEGRT; encoded by the coding sequence ATGCTTTCAGTGTTGATAAGGACAAAAAACGAGGAAGAGAATATAGCTAGAGCTATAAAGAGCGTGTTAGATATTGCCGATGAGGTAGTGGTTGTCGATTCTGGTTCCACAGACAGAACGGTGCAGATAGCTAAATCTCTAGGTGCTAAGGTTTTTTTCAAAGAGTGGGAAGGTTACTCTCAACAACTAAACTATGGACTTACCCTATGTCAGGGCCCCTGGATACTCGTCTTGGACGCAGATGAAGAAGTATCCGCAGAATTGAGAGATTCCATAAGAAAAGAGCTAAAAAAACCCAGGTACGACGCTTATTACATCTCCAGGCGTACCTTTTACCTGGGAGCCTTTCTCAAACATGCCTGGTATCCCGAATGGAGGCTACGGCTCTTTAAAAAAGGAACTGTAAAGTTTGAAGGTGCTTTACACGAGAGAGCCATATTTAACGGTAGGGCTGGCAAGCTAAAGGGAGATATATTTCATTACTCTTTCAAAGACCTAAGATATCAATATATAAAAACTCTGGAGTACGCTAGAATAGTGGCTCAAGAGTTGAGGAAGAAGGGTAGAAAGTTCCGGCTTTACAACCTCCTTCTTAATCCCGTATGGGCTTTTATAAAAGTATACTTTCTTCAACTTGGCTTTTTGGACGGTATAAGAGGCTTATCGGTGGCCTTCTCCGCCTTGGTATACGTTTTTCTAAAGTATCTCTTCCTGTGGGAGATGGAACATGTGGAGCGTAAGGATGAGGGCAGAACTTGA
- a CDS encoding family 1 encapsulin nanocompartment shell protein, with translation MEFFGVENSPLTVEEWKLLEDAIISTAKNVLVCRRFMPVVGPIGVGHQLISYDVFLGVEPGSCEVRPGEEAQRCEPIRTGIRKHIVLPTIYKPFAISWRDLEYSRQFNLPLDTSAASACAFATAVAEDTLIIHGNPELGIEGLLSVEGRQTLSMSDWDVMGNAFNDVALGISKLANSGFFGPYYLLLNPKDYFKLNRVYHNTGLLELEQIKKLVKEVFYTPIVPEGKAILLSAGPQNMDIVIGMDMTLVYVETSNMVHEFRVMEVLAPRIKRPGAIVVIGG, from the coding sequence ATGGAATTCTTTGGCGTTGAAAACTCTCCCCTTACGGTGGAAGAATGGAAGCTCCTTGAAGATGCCATCATAAGCACTGCCAAAAACGTTTTAGTATGTAGAAGGTTCATGCCTGTAGTAGGTCCGATAGGAGTAGGACATCAGCTCATATCTTACGATGTCTTTCTAGGTGTAGAACCAGGTAGCTGCGAGGTGAGACCTGGAGAAGAGGCCCAGAGGTGCGAACCCATAAGGACTGGGATAAGGAAGCATATAGTCCTTCCCACCATATACAAACCCTTTGCCATAAGCTGGAGAGACTTAGAGTACTCCCGCCAGTTTAACCTGCCTTTGGATACTTCAGCTGCCTCCGCGTGTGCCTTTGCTACAGCTGTGGCAGAGGACACTCTGATAATACACGGGAATCCAGAGCTGGGTATAGAAGGTCTTCTCTCTGTAGAAGGAAGGCAGACCCTTTCCATGAGCGATTGGGACGTTATGGGTAACGCCTTCAACGATGTAGCCCTTGGTATTTCCAAACTTGCCAACTCAGGCTTCTTTGGACCTTACTACCTTCTTCTAAACCCTAAAGATTACTTTAAGCTAAACAGAGTCTACCATAACACAGGTCTTCTGGAGCTTGAACAGATAAAGAAGCTAGTAAAAGAAGTCTTCTATACACCTATAGTTCCTGAAGGAAAGGCCATACTCCTATCAGCAGGCCCGCAGAACATGGACATAGTAATAGGTATGGACATGACCCTGGTCTACGTAGAGACTTCCAACATGGTCCATGAGTTCAGAGTAATGGAGGTGTTAGCACCGAGGATAAAAAGACCGGGTGCCATAGTGGTCATCGGAGGATAG
- a CDS encoding YbhB/YbcL family Raf kinase inhibitor-like protein, with protein MRPLVASMVFLGFLSFQSKGMELKSSAFKNGQEIPRKYTCDGVNISPELSWENPPSGAKSYVLIMEDPDAPYGTFTHWVVYDIPAHVRSLKEGFPKADQVDGIKQGINDFGYVGYGGPCPPKGHGYHRYIFKLYVLSVESLNLPPKATKKQVEESIRGKVLAEGRLVGKYRR; from the coding sequence ATGAGACCATTGGTAGCGAGTATGGTATTCCTTGGTTTTCTTTCCTTCCAGAGCAAAGGTATGGAGCTTAAAAGCTCTGCTTTTAAAAACGGCCAGGAGATCCCCAGAAAGTATACCTGTGATGGTGTAAACATATCTCCCGAGCTTAGTTGGGAAAATCCCCCTAGCGGTGCCAAATCTTACGTACTCATAATGGAAGATCCAGACGCACCGTACGGCACTTTTACCCACTGGGTGGTTTACGATATACCAGCACACGTAAGGAGCTTAAAGGAAGGCTTTCCTAAGGCAGATCAGGTAGATGGTATAAAGCAAGGAATTAATGACTTTGGCTACGTAGGATATGGAGGTCCATGCCCGCCGAAGGGTCACGGTTACCACAGGTACATCTTTAAGCTGTATGTCTTGAGCGTGGAGAGCTTAAACCTTCCCCCAAAAGCTACCAAAAAGCAGGTGGAAGAAAGTATAAGGGGGAAAGTATTAGCTGAAGGCAGGCTTGTAGGTAAGTATAGAAGGTAA
- a CDS encoding 6-carboxyhexanoate--CoA ligase, translating to MWSVRMRAELEGKHVSGAERLVKEEKDIRKTLQELIRRPKVYDKMVLTVEKVQVYRVINKALPIYSYDFKSPEEAHSFAVMKLKEEGIPEEIGRLGIELLKKGPNPKGGNMRGAVLLDVETGQRLEPDMERGIRTVRVDWEDRSKIREELKRRGIKKHYLNRLMDALAIATKNIHCGVIAELCWSDDPDYTTGYVAGKNIGYVRIKPMKYEGIPVGGRVYFIKNTDIQTLIECLERKVFLIKRL from the coding sequence ATGTGGAGCGTAAGGATGAGGGCAGAACTTGAAGGAAAGCATGTATCTGGAGCCGAAAGGCTTGTAAAGGAGGAAAAAGATATACGTAAAACCCTTCAGGAGCTAATAAGAAGGCCAAAGGTATATGACAAGATGGTTTTAACGGTAGAGAAAGTACAAGTATACAGGGTTATTAATAAGGCCTTGCCTATCTACAGCTACGACTTTAAAAGTCCAGAGGAAGCCCACTCTTTCGCTGTAATGAAGCTGAAGGAAGAAGGTATTCCGGAAGAGATAGGTAGGCTTGGCATAGAACTTCTCAAAAAAGGACCTAACCCAAAGGGTGGCAATATGAGGGGAGCCGTTCTCCTTGACGTAGAAACAGGTCAGAGGTTAGAACCTGATATGGAAAGAGGTATAAGAACCGTTAGAGTGGATTGGGAGGATAGGAGTAAGATAAGGGAAGAGCTAAAGAGGCGTGGTATAAAAAAACATTACTTGAATAGATTGATGGATGCACTAGCCATAGCAACCAAGAACATACACTGCGGTGTTATTGCAGAACTATGCTGGAGTGACGATCCCGACTACACCACTGGGTACGTAGCCGGTAAGAACATAGGGTACGTACGCATAAAACCTATGAAGTATGAAGGTATTCCTGTAGGTGGTAGAGTTTACTTTATAAAAAACACCGATATTCAAACCTTGATAGAATGTTTAGAAAGGAAAGTTTTTCTAATTAAACGTCTTTAA
- the gcvT gene encoding glycine cleavage system aminomethyltransferase GcvT, with amino-acid sequence MKTPFYSIHKDIGARFTDFNGWQMPLDYGSVKDEVLAVRQSCGIFDVSHMGRFLVRGYEALQKLNYLTTNNLQKLKVGKVQYNLITNEKGGIKDDITVYMLSEDELLLCVNAGNRQKVKEHLSNFVEVLDISQNLLQIAVQGKESPEVISKFFPVKDLKYYHFKRMDDFIVSRTGYTGGPGYEIYGPVDRTLQLFRELLNYARPCGLAARDVLRIEAGFPLYGKELSEDITPLEAALDKFVDFEKDFLGKQAMLSKKVEKKLFGLELLERGVPRSGYRVLHEGKPIGVVSSGTYSYTLDRGIALCFVDVNFRQEGLEVEVEVRDRRLKGRLRSYPFVKA; translated from the coding sequence GTGAAAACTCCCTTCTACAGCATTCACAAGGACATAGGCGCTCGTTTTACGGATTTCAACGGCTGGCAGATGCCACTAGATTATGGATCGGTAAAGGATGAGGTACTTGCCGTCAGACAGTCTTGTGGCATCTTTGACGTATCCCACATGGGCAGGTTCCTGGTAAGGGGTTATGAAGCTTTACAAAAGCTAAACTACCTTACCACCAACAACCTCCAAAAGTTAAAGGTGGGTAAAGTCCAGTACAACCTTATAACCAACGAGAAAGGTGGGATAAAGGATGATATCACCGTCTACATGCTTTCAGAGGATGAGCTTCTACTCTGTGTGAACGCAGGCAACAGACAAAAGGTTAAAGAGCATCTGAGCAACTTCGTGGAGGTTCTGGACATTTCTCAAAACTTGCTTCAGATAGCTGTCCAAGGCAAAGAAAGCCCTGAGGTTATCTCTAAGTTCTTTCCCGTAAAAGACCTAAAGTATTATCACTTTAAGAGAATGGACGACTTTATAGTATCAAGGACTGGATACACGGGCGGACCGGGATATGAGATATACGGGCCTGTGGACAGAACGCTGCAGCTCTTTAGAGAACTGCTAAACTACGCAAGGCCGTGCGGTCTTGCCGCGAGGGACGTGCTCAGGATAGAGGCAGGCTTTCCCCTCTACGGGAAGGAGCTTTCTGAAGATATAACACCATTAGAAGCAGCGTTGGATAAGTTTGTGGACTTTGAGAAGGACTTTTTGGGAAAGCAGGCCATGCTTTCAAAAAAGGTAGAGAAAAAACTCTTCGGGTTGGAACTCTTGGAGAGAGGGGTACCGAGGAGCGGCTACAGAGTGTTGCACGAGGGTAAGCCAATAGGGGTAGTTTCAAGCGGCACTTACTCGTACACACTAGACAGAGGTATAGCCCTATGTTTTGTGGACGTAAACTTCAGACAAGAAGGCCTTGAAGTTGAGGTTGAAGTAAGAGACAGAAGGTTGAAGGGAAGGCTTAGAAGCTATCCCTTCGTCAAGGCATGA
- a CDS encoding 50S ribosomal protein L11 methyltransferase: protein MKVYKKFVYELPNEDFEKLLYEKNLSLEVISRDQGKVRFAVYQEPLEGLDPVETYEVKSKNSVFLPKKVGSFLIVPSWLKPLILHPGSAFGTGYHPSTQVSLLLLERFLKKGYRVLDVGCGSGILSIAAGKLGASEILGIDIDRVSVKEAKKNARLNGLKISFRVAEPKDIKDQFHLVIANLEFSIFEKVLKDILPLSLRILILAGLYGKDEAKRIISMVEGFKPVKVKSLKGWYGVAFLKKG from the coding sequence GTGAAGGTATATAAGAAGTTCGTGTACGAACTTCCTAATGAAGACTTTGAAAAGCTCCTTTATGAGAAAAACCTTAGTCTAGAGGTCATCTCAAGAGATCAAGGCAAAGTAAGGTTTGCAGTCTACCAGGAACCGTTGGAAGGTTTAGATCCAGTTGAAACCTATGAGGTAAAGTCCAAAAACTCTGTATTCCTACCTAAAAAGGTGGGTAGCTTTCTGATCGTCCCCTCTTGGCTAAAGCCGCTAATCTTGCATCCAGGTAGTGCCTTTGGTACAGGCTATCATCCTTCTACACAGGTAAGCCTCCTACTCCTCGAAAGATTCTTAAAGAAAGGTTATAGAGTGTTGGATGTAGGCTGTGGTAGTGGCATACTATCCATAGCCGCAGGTAAACTTGGAGCTTCTGAGATCCTTGGCATAGACATAGACAGAGTATCCGTAAAGGAGGCAAAAAAGAACGCTAGGTTAAACGGCCTTAAGATAAGCTTTAGAGTGGCAGAACCCAAGGATATAAAGGATCAGTTTCACCTAGTAATAGCAAACCTCGAGTTTTCTATATTTGAAAAGGTCCTAAAGGACATACTTCCACTAAGTCTGCGCATTCTCATACTTGCAGGCTTATACGGAAAAGATGAAGCAAAAAGGATAATAAGTATGGTAGAAGGTTTTAAACCTGTAAAGGTAAAAAGTTTAAAAGGTTGGTACGGTGTAGCCTTTCTAAAGAAGGGATAG
- the glmS gene encoding glutamine--fructose-6-phosphate transaminase (isomerizing), with amino-acid sequence MCGIIGYVGDNPAIFVLLQGLERLEYRGYDSAGVALIEDEKLFVEKKVGKIRELVRSLWGKPLKGTVGIGHTRWATHGEPCEINAHPHTDMKGQFAVVHNGIIENYLELKQELTKQGVEFRSQTDTEVIAHLIALNYKGDLLEAVLSVLPKLKGAYAFVVLSSLEPYRIVGVRHGNPLVVGLGDGENFIASDIPALLPFTKKVIPLSDGEVADLRKDSVDIYDFEGNRVVKEVIEVPWDIISAEKGGFKHFMLKEIFEQPRTTADTIKGFISREYTLPVSLNEFRRVLITACGTSYHAGLVAKYWIEKYAKVPVEVVYASELRYSDNPINEKDLVLAISQSGETADTRFSALAAKEKGAFLVSVVNVVGSALDRESDYTLYTHAGPEIGVAATKTFTAQLAALYCLAVSQSPEREQLMAKLLSVTSLMEEILSRAEDIRKIALSYSSAKNMLYLGRYLSYPIALEGALKLKEISYIHAEGYPAGEMKHGPIALIDEKMPVFVIAPRDRTYEKILSNVEEVLARKGNVIAIGFEGDEHLRQKAKDVISIPHVEEDLSPFLTVIPTQLFAYYIADFLGLDVDQPRNLAKTVTVE; translated from the coding sequence ATGTGTGGAATAATAGGTTACGTAGGAGATAATCCTGCTATCTTTGTACTCCTTCAAGGTCTTGAAAGGCTAGAGTACCGTGGATATGACTCTGCTGGAGTTGCCCTTATAGAGGACGAGAAGCTCTTTGTAGAGAAGAAGGTAGGAAAGATAAGGGAGCTCGTAAGAAGCCTTTGGGGAAAACCCTTAAAGGGTACAGTTGGTATAGGTCATACACGTTGGGCCACTCACGGTGAACCGTGCGAGATTAACGCGCATCCCCACACGGATATGAAAGGACAGTTTGCAGTGGTCCATAACGGCATAATTGAAAACTACTTGGAGCTAAAGCAGGAGCTAACAAAGCAAGGTGTGGAGTTTAGATCTCAAACTGATACAGAGGTTATAGCCCATCTTATAGCTCTGAATTATAAGGGTGATCTACTTGAGGCAGTTTTAAGCGTACTTCCCAAGCTAAAAGGAGCCTACGCCTTTGTAGTCCTTTCAAGCTTAGAGCCCTACAGGATAGTGGGGGTTAGACATGGCAATCCACTCGTTGTGGGTTTGGGTGATGGTGAGAACTTTATAGCATCAGACATACCAGCACTCCTGCCCTTTACCAAGAAGGTGATACCATTATCGGACGGTGAAGTTGCCGACCTGAGGAAGGACAGCGTGGACATATACGACTTTGAAGGTAACAGGGTAGTGAAGGAGGTCATAGAAGTACCTTGGGACATAATATCTGCCGAGAAGGGTGGGTTTAAGCACTTCATGCTGAAGGAGATATTTGAACAGCCGAGGACTACGGCGGATACCATAAAGGGTTTTATATCAAGAGAGTACACGCTGCCTGTTTCTTTGAATGAGTTCAGGAGAGTTCTCATAACCGCTTGTGGTACATCCTACCATGCAGGCCTCGTAGCCAAATACTGGATAGAGAAGTATGCGAAGGTACCGGTAGAAGTGGTGTATGCTTCAGAGCTTAGATACTCGGACAACCCTATAAACGAGAAGGACCTAGTTCTGGCCATATCCCAGTCAGGCGAGACAGCCGACACGAGGTTTTCTGCCCTTGCTGCAAAGGAAAAGGGAGCCTTCCTTGTATCAGTGGTCAACGTGGTGGGTAGTGCTTTGGACAGAGAGTCAGACTATACTCTTTACACGCATGCCGGTCCAGAGATAGGGGTAGCGGCTACAAAGACCTTTACCGCGCAGCTAGCTGCACTTTACTGCCTTGCTGTAAGCCAATCACCGGAAAGGGAACAACTCATGGCAAAGCTCCTTTCTGTTACATCCCTGATGGAGGAAATCCTGTCTAGGGCTGAGGATATAAGGAAGATAGCCCTATCTTACAGTAGTGCCAAAAACATGCTATACCTTGGAAGGTACCTGAGCTATCCCATAGCTTTGGAGGGTGCTTTAAAACTGAAGGAGATATCCTACATACACGCTGAAGGCTACCCAGCTGGTGAGATGAAACACGGTCCCATAGCTCTTATAGATGAGAAAATGCCCGTCTTTGTGATAGCTCCAAGAGATCGTACCTATGAGAAAATCTTGTCCAACGTGGAGGAGGTACTTGCCCGTAAGGGTAATGTGATAGCTATCGGTTTTGAAGGTGATGAGCATCTTAGACAGAAGGCAAAGGATGTCATAAGCATACCCCATGTGGAAGAAGATTTGAGTCCCTTCTTGACTGTGATACCTACACAGCTCTTCGCTTACTACATAGCTGACTTTTTGGGTCTTGACGTGGATCAGCCGAGGAATCTGGCAAAGACTGTAACCGTGGAATAA
- the topA gene encoding type I DNA topoisomerase — protein sequence MKLLVVESPTKARTIKKFLGEGWWVFATKGHVKDLPENELGVDLNTLEFRVVFVRGKKKLLDELAKIAKRAEEVYIATDPDREGEAIAYWVWDYLKRFNKNIWRIAFYEILPSAIKKALHEKRNIDMNLVYSQFARRVLDRLIGYLISPKASKDLKTTISVGRVQSPALRLIVEREEQIENHKKKKSYYIKAVFEKDGITFQATLPYRFEKPSNAEPFLNKVKDSLFMVKSFSIKEERKPPPKPFNTAEYLKEANQRLGLTVKEAQQLAQKLYELGYITYPRTDSHRISEEKQKEFLSYISDTYGRDYVGKPRKFKERQHSQLAHECIRPTRLDLLPSEIKERQVFDLIKVRTLQSLMADWIIEDQKAILVPLSAENLEFEAEGFRTLFPGWTIFERVQDQALPPLEEGHILKPKKVFLEEVVSKPPERYTEGTLIKKLESLGIGRPSTYQTLVDTLKSRNYVVVEKGRLKPTGLGRTLVSYLMENYPRLVDYGFTKLMEDKLDEIEEGRRDWKELVRELYQTAILR from the coding sequence ATGAAGCTTCTCGTAGTAGAGTCTCCCACAAAAGCAAGAACTATAAAAAAGTTCCTAGGTGAAGGATGGTGGGTCTTTGCAACCAAGGGACATGTAAAAGATCTTCCTGAAAACGAGCTTGGTGTAGACTTAAACACCCTTGAGTTTAGGGTAGTTTTCGTCAGGGGTAAAAAGAAGCTCCTGGATGAACTTGCAAAAATAGCCAAGAGGGCAGAGGAAGTTTACATAGCCACAGACCCAGACAGGGAAGGAGAGGCTATCGCCTACTGGGTCTGGGACTACCTTAAAAGGTTCAACAAAAACATCTGGAGGATAGCCTTTTACGAGATATTACCTTCCGCCATAAAGAAAGCCCTACACGAGAAGAGAAACATAGACATGAACTTAGTCTACTCACAGTTTGCGAGGCGTGTGTTGGACAGGCTTATCGGCTATCTTATCTCACCAAAGGCAAGCAAAGACCTAAAGACCACCATCTCAGTGGGTAGGGTTCAAAGCCCAGCCCTAAGGCTCATAGTTGAAAGGGAGGAACAGATTGAAAACCACAAAAAGAAGAAAAGTTATTACATAAAAGCAGTTTTTGAAAAAGATGGCATTACCTTCCAAGCTACACTGCCCTATAGGTTTGAAAAGCCATCCAACGCAGAACCCTTCCTTAACAAGGTAAAAGATAGCCTTTTCATGGTCAAATCCTTTAGCATTAAGGAGGAGAGAAAGCCACCACCCAAACCTTTCAACACGGCCGAGTACCTAAAAGAGGCAAACCAGAGGTTAGGGCTTACAGTAAAAGAAGCTCAACAGTTGGCCCAGAAGCTCTACGAGCTTGGCTACATAACCTATCCAAGGACGGACAGCCACAGGATAAGCGAAGAAAAGCAGAAGGAGTTCCTTTCCTATATATCAGACACATACGGAAGAGATTACGTGGGGAAGCCAAGAAAGTTCAAAGAAAGGCAACACTCTCAACTTGCCCATGAGTGTATAAGGCCTACAAGGTTAGATTTGTTACCCTCAGAGATTAAGGAAAGGCAGGTGTTTGACCTTATAAAGGTTAGGACTCTACAAAGCCTTATGGCTGACTGGATCATAGAGGATCAGAAGGCCATTTTGGTACCTCTATCTGCCGAAAACCTCGAGTTTGAAGCTGAGGGCTTCAGAACTCTATTCCCAGGCTGGACCATCTTTGAAAGGGTACAGGACCAAGCACTCCCACCTTTAGAAGAAGGCCATATCCTAAAACCAAAAAAGGTGTTCTTAGAAGAAGTTGTCTCTAAACCTCCAGAGAGGTACACAGAAGGAACTCTAATAAAAAAGCTGGAAAGCCTAGGCATAGGAAGGCCATCCACCTATCAAACGCTGGTGGATACTTTAAAAAGTAGAAACTACGTAGTAGTGGAAAAGGGAAGGTTAAAACCCACAGGGCTTGGACGCACTCTAGTGAGCTACCTTATGGAAAACTATCCAAGACTCGTGGACTATGGCTTTACCAAACTTATGGAAGACAAACTTGATGAGATAGAGGAGGGAAGGAGAGACTGGAAGGAGCTAGTCAGAGAACTCTACCAGACGGCTATCCTCCGATGA